In the Anoplopoma fimbria isolate UVic2021 breed Golden Eagle Sablefish chromosome 7, Afim_UVic_2022, whole genome shotgun sequence genome, one interval contains:
- the LOC129093797 gene encoding cysteinyl leukotriene receptor 2-like: MNVSLLNASMGNVSINESLVTCFHKDDEFKYRAYTSTYLVLFPVAILCNIGALVFFFLQGSRRSSASCIVMMNLAISDGSFSLTLPLRLAYYYKGGVWIFPDWLCRLCVYGFYVNLYTSILFLTLLSVLRWLAVNHPLRHRALVTPLRTLLVCLGVWLCVGVASAPFLTEGVTHRGGSLRCFEPSSPSSWGRILILNYLALALGFLFPFLTIIVCYSRIVRRLTSRFDVHSGSLSGSSQSGNTRRRNRRRSVHLVSMVTATFLLCFLPYHVIRSLHLHAVCGGWNCTVTKALQRAVVVTLCLAASNSVVNPLLYYYSTRTFREHVRDAQSSIRRTGSNRTRLSLKSRRNTTS, from the exons ATGAACG TTAGCCTGCTAAACGCTTCCATGGGAAACGTCAGCATCAACGAATCGCTGGTGACATGTTTCCACAAGGACGATGAGTTCAAGTACCGTGCGTACACCTCCACCTACCTGGTGCTGTTTCCTGTGGCGATTCTCTGCAACATCGGAGCGCTGGTATTCTTTTTCCTGCAGGGAAGCCGCAG AAGCTCCGCCTCCTGCATCGTCATGATGAACCTCGCCATATCAGACGGGAGCTTCTCCCTCACCCTCCCACTGCGATTGGCTTATTACTACAAGGGCGGAGTCTGGATCTTCCCTGATTGGCTGTGCCGACTGTGCGTGTACGGCTTCTACGTCAACCTGTACacgag catcctcttcctcactctacTGAGTGTGCTCCGTTGGCTCGCAGTGAACCACCCCCTACGTCACCGCGCTCTGGTCACGCCCCTCAGAACCCTATTGGTCTGTTTGGGggtgtggctgtgtgtgggCGTGGCCTCGGCCCCCTTCCTGACCGAGGGGGTCACCCACAG GGGGGGGTCTCTTCGTTGCTTCGAGCCGTCTAGCCCCTCCTCTTGGGGGCGTATCCTGATCTTGAACTACCTGGCGTTGGCGCTGGGCTTCCTCTTCCCGTTCCTCACCATCATCGTCTGCTACAGCAGAATCGTCCGGCGACTCACGTCCCGCTTCGACGTCCACAGCGGCAGTCTGTCCGGCAGCAGTCAGTCCGGCAACACCCGCCGACGCAACAGGCGGCGCTCGGTGCACCTGGTCTCCATGGTGACGGCGACCTTCCTGCTCTGCTTCCTGCCCTATCACGTGATACGGTCGCTGCACCTGCACGCCGTCTGCGGCGGCTGGAACTGCACGGTCACGAAGGCGCTGCAGCGGGCCGTGGTGGTGACGCTGTGTCTGGCGGCGTCCAACAGCGTGGTCAACCCGCTGCTGTACTACTACTCCACCAGGACGTTCAGGGAGCACGTGAGGGACGCCCAGTCCTCTATACGGAGGACCGGGTCCAACAGAACCCGACTGAGCCTGAAGAGTCGCAGGAACACCACCTCATGA